The segment aattattttgcctTGAGGTAATCAAGCATGCTTTTGTTTTGCTTTCTGTTTTATTCCtgttatttgaatatttgagATGATGTAAGATAAATTATTGAGGACATATTGTCTGCAAACAATAGCAAAGAGAAGTAGCAACTACTTCAGTCCTTCTACATTGTAATCTAACTGTTTTGCTGTATGTGTGGGTGGAAAATTAAATTCCACTattctcaaaattaatttttgacagtAGCCACTGTATTTCCGTTTATATCTTGTTTCTTTAGCAACACTTGCATTTATCCAGGTATCAAACAATTCAGCATTATCTATACTTTAAAATGGtatgaaaatatgaaaatgacaGAAACGACTCAAATGGTCCCTTTTTTGCTTATCTAGTCACAAATAGTATAGTTTAATCCAACTATTATCATGTAAGCACCATTTACTGCAGTAATACTAATTAACATTgaaacatttttccatcaaGCCAAAAAAAGTGATTTGACTTGAGTCTTCTGATGTAAGTTTATATTAAGATTGTGGTATACccttaaaacaatgttctatctttttattaaataactttCTATTGAACTGTTGTTGAGATGTGGCAATGTGCAATGTACTACACTACAGCCTAGTAACAGTCGAaagattattaattttaacccCTGGTATTGCATAAATTTgctaaaagtttttaaaatttaagcaTCAAAAATGCCCAATGGAAACAATTTTTAACCTCTTGGAATAATGTATACAGTGTCCATAACTCAACAATACTGAGTGCTCAATTCTGTGGATGTAGACCTTGTATTAAAATGAAGTTCCAGTTCACAATGTTTTAAACTAACTCTCTACTCTACTTGGAATGCAGCAAACGTTTTGTTTATGCTATATCATATTGTAGACTTGTTTTTCCCTGTCAATTGGGCATTGAACCTTAGTTATCTTTAACTTTTCAATTACATCATCATTTCCTAAAAATTAGCAAagttttcttccaatagagcaAAAGTAACGATAACTATCTCCAATTAACTGTAACTAGCTAAAGCTATAGTGGAGAGTAAATCATAAACTATTAGCagcaaaaatttaattaaaagtaaCTAGTACTAAAATTTAATGTTGAAATGGATAGACAAAGTCAATATTGGAATAATTGTTTCTTGAAGAAACAGATATTCCCAGAAACATCTCTTAAGGTATCTTAGAACAGTTATAGGAGGATCACACAGCTTGCATTTAACACTCTCTTCACCAACTAATTCAAAAAAACTCCCAAACTGCACTTTGAAAATGTTTAGCCATTGCTTTGTCTGTTGAGCATGTGTTATCACGTTAAGGACGTGGCTTCGAACCGAATATTCGAATACCTCAGaattattgaaataattagtGTAACAATcaattatttgaatatttgcACTATTCATTTCAACCCTACTAaagtttaattgtaaatatcacacatgtatatacaactgATTGTTAGTTAGTACACTTATCTATAATAATATGAAGCGCTCTCTGTCAATCAAAGACTTGACAATTTCTTTAATGTCAGCCATAATTCACTAAACTTGAGTTgagaataacagaaataaaattcACCTTCACACCTtgacttaattaattaatttaatcaatGTTGAAACTTGGTGGGGCTTGCCAAAGTGCAGCACCACAACTTTGAACATGTCATTGATTCCTTTGGAACTATTTTCATAACTTTTTTAATGGTAATGTTTACAGTCATTTTAACTGCTGATCTTGGGCTTTTTCCTATGGAGAATCTAGATGAACGTAGATATTATCACACTTATTGcatgctatattatatatactcacgTGAAGAGCAGCACCATCTTGACAGCAGACCAACTCCCCTATGCCAATGCACAAAGCGAAAGGGCATTTGGTCTGCCTAATCCTCTACCTCTTCCCACTGTCAGAAGTTTATGAAAAATGGAAATACATATGCAACAGTGACAAATATCTGTAATTGTGCTTACTGATAATTCCTCGAAATGTTGTCAGGATAAAAGAAGCTGTGTTGAAGATAAAAAGGAACAATCATGACACAATTGGTTACATAGTTACAGTCCTTTTCATCCACCTCCTCCTTCTACCATTATGGGGGCAGTCTCCCCCCATACATCACTTAagaattaaattgttattgaaCTCTTGCTGAGAATTGTCACTAGAATATAGAAATGTGCACTGTATTATACTACAGCCTAGTACCAGTCTAAAGTTTACAAATTTTAACCCCTTGTATTACATAACTTTTCCTTAGATTTTATATGCTTTAAGCACTAAAATACACACCAAAGAAGTTAATTTTAACCTCTTGTCTATCATAACTTTACCTTTAAAAGTATGCATAAAATAATTCTGATGTCAGAAGTCCACATTCTTATGATTGTGGAGTTCTAGCTTTAATGGCTTCTATTAGTGCGCACTAGGTTTGACACTGCTTCCTAGTTGGAGCAAAACGTTCCTGGCAGCGTGAATGAGAGCACTCATCTCCATGTTGGCTTGTGCCTCATCTCCATGTTAGCTTGTGCTATTCACTTCCACAGATGCTGGAATGGATGCACTGGCTCACACCTTGCAAGATGTGAGCAAAGTGATCGAAGAACATGCAGTGCTTGCTCTCTTTGAGGACCAATTTTCCATTTTCACAAGTAAACCTATAAGAATAGATCGTGTACAGAAATATAAATCAGTGTTGTACTTACACCGCTCACTCCCTTCGTCCATTATATAATACAAACTGTTGGCGTTGGCCCAAAATAAGCTTTTAACCCTTTCCGCGCCACCGACGCATTTATGCGTCGGTGGCTGATTGTTCACCAGCGCCGACGACGCATTTATGCGTTCGTGTATATAACATCTCGTACGTTGATCGATTTACCCCAGAAACTTCAGTATTTCACAGAACATGAccttttttttccaattttactttaataaacCACTCCCTTATACCGTAAAACACCTTAGTTAGCAGCTGTGAAAACATTACAACAATGGCAGATAAGTTGACCACAGAAGATGTTATTATAAGCTGTTTAGTGATGAAGATGAGAGAGCGATTTTAGTGACATTTTTGATGAAGACTTaggtattataatatttaattatattttatttcaataaagcaaaaaattatatatatatatagatgatgAAATTGATGTAGTAGCTGATAATATTGTTGTGGTTGATGAGACTGAAAAAGACACATTGAATGGTAAGCTAAAATTACTTTGcaatatattgtattatcattataaaactTACCTGTAATAGTAAGTGGTAGTGGAAGTGTACGTGAAGGTCGTGATAGGCGTGGCAGGGACGTGGAGGTGGTGGTAGAGGACGAGGTGGTTGTTACAGTGGTGTTAGGGGACGAGGTGGTTGTAGTAGTAACGGGAAAGGAGGTGATGGAGCTGAACCGTGGATACCAGTGGATGACCTCCAAGCTGACATTCCACAACAGCTATCCCATTCATGGAACAGCCAGGACCAAAAATTTCACTATCGGCAGACTCTTCCCCACTggatttcttttctcttttctttaaTGACGTAATAATTCAGATGCTTGTTGATGGTACAAATGAGTATGCTGGTGATGTTATTGCTGAGAAGGAGAGAGGTGGAAAATTAACTCCAAAATCCAGATGGGTGAAGTGGAGACAGTCACCACAGAAGAATGAAGGCAGTCCTGGCGGTTATTATAAACATGGGGGTAATGCACTGCCCGGAACGAGCTAGCTATTGGAAGACATCATGGGAGAGTTTATACCGTTCTTCCATGATGTTCTTCCACGTAACAGGTTTGAAGAGATCTTCTGGATGTTACATCTACAAGAAGACACAACATCAACAAGACTACGACGAATTGACAAAGTTAAGCCTCTTCTCGATCAACTGCTTACAACATTCCAGAGTGTTTTCTACCCTGGACGTGAGATTTCAGTGGATGAAACAATGGTTGGTTTCAAGGGTAGGGTTGGTTTCCGCCAATATTGTCCACTGAAACCGATTAAATGGGGCCTCAAGTCCTTTGTTCTTGCTGATAGTGCTACAGGGTTTATTCTCAATATAATCCCGTACACTGGAGTGAGACAAAGGACATATATCTGTCAAATTGTAAACCCTGAACTCCCAAGCCTCACCCAGATAGTTTGGCTCTTGTTGAAAATTATCTTCACAAGGGTCATCATATTTATGCTGACCGGGCTCTATTCTAGTGTCCCTTTGGTTGATGAGCTAGAGAGTGTGTAACACTGGTTACACTGGGACATTAGTTAGGACTCGGCAACAGCTTCCAAGTGTGGTAGAGGCAAAAGTTTCAAATTGAATAAGGGAGAAACTAAGGCGTGGAGAGATGGAAAGAAATTGGTGTTGGCATGGAGGGACAAAGGGAAGCCAACAGTAATGATCTCCACTGTCTATCAGGGGTCAATGACGACAGTTCGAGGTCGCCGTGGAGAAACCAGGGAGAAACCTCTGGTTGTTGACAAGTACAACCAGAGCATGGGTGGAGTTGATATAGCTGATCAGTATGGATGTTACTATTCATTTGGAAGGAGGAGTATCAAGTGGTGGAGGAAGCTCATGTTCTGGTTGCTGGAGGTCAGCCTTGTGAATTCTTATATCCTCTATAAGGCAACTTCCTCAAATCATTTGTCACATTCTGACTATCGGCGTAAGCTTGTAGTTGGATTGTGTGAGGGGTTGCCTGTAGGAGATGTAAGACGACAGCTCATGCGGCCTACCAGGTTGGAGGAGAGGTTCGAGGGACGTCATTATATTGAACGAGGACAGTCAAGACGTAGGTGTATTGTATGCAACAATGCTAAAAGAGGACAAAGACATGACACTATCTTTTATTGTAAAACATGCACACATAATCCACCATTACACCCTGACATTTGTTTTGAACGTTACCACGAACTTGTTAATTATCATTTAGCTAcataaataaactatataaatattacttacTTGTCACTGTTTGTACTGtgttgtattgcattgtataACTATTGTCTTGAAATTGTGTTTGTAATTATGATACATCTTACTAGAAGCTTCACATGTCTTGCTACAGACAAAAGCAACATACTAAAGCTGAAGCTTTTTGTTCATCTAATAACCTTACACTGTAGCTAGTGATCACCACCTATTTCACTATCCTCAAAAATGCCTAATTGCTCTATTTTACAACCACAAGATAAGTACATTCCAAAAACAGAAGGCCACGCCCACTCAAAGAACTAGTACTACAACGCAAAAAAAACACTGCAACGAAGAAATAAGAAACATTCTACTCATTCCTACTATCATCTAAGTCTAttttcaaataaacaaaacatgggGACTCTTGAAAGATGCTTTATACGTCATTTACAATGTGTGCGTAGTTATAACATAATGCTTACCTTGTAACGACGAATACACAATTCATTAGAAGAACAAAACATCCAGGTATCCATATTGAAGCAAACGTGAAAACAGCTAAACTTCTAGGAGACAGTTTAGAGATGATACAAGAGCTTAAACGCAACCACTCCAACCCTGAAAATACTCGTGCGTTGGCAGTAGTTACTTGCTTTATGCGCATGCGCGAAAAGGGTTAAGCTCTCTACAGGGAGAGATCCCTCAGAATCAAGAGCTAGTTCTCTATCTTCAACGACTACGAAATCCATTTCTGTAAAACATCGCAAGAACGATTTAATTCAGGTATCTTCGCCTCATTGACTGTGAGCATGTTTATGGAACCACTTCTAGTGCCAGTGATGGCAGAAGCATTGGTACTGCTAAGAGCAGCTGCAGTCATAGTACTACATGTCAAACTAGTCGCAGTGTTTTCCAGTACTAACATCACTATTCATTTCAACACTACTAAAGTTTAATTGTTAATATCACACGTGTATATACAACTAATTGTTAGTTAGTACACTTAtgtataatacaatgaaatgcCTCTCCGTCAATCAAAGACTTGACAATTTCTTTAATGTCAGCCATAATTCACTAAACTTGAGTTgagaataacagaaataaaattcACCTTCACACCTTGAATTAATTAAGTTAATTAATGTTGAAACTCGGGGTGTACCAATTCTAAGTTTGCAAAATTTTAACCCCTTGTATTGCATAACTTTCCTTCGATTTTCTAAGTTTTAAGCACTAAAATACACACCAAAgaagttaatttttaatctcTTGTCTACCATAACTTTACCTCTAaaagtatacataaaataattccTTTAGCTgttaaacttttgtttttaaatcaatggTTGCTTCTCCTTTTGGGCTTTTTTCAATGCAGAAGCTAGAATAACACAGATATTATGACACTTATCGtttcctatattatatatatatacatatcccTAGAGCGGCAGCATGATATCAACAGAGTAGCTACCCTACACTCTTGTGCCTGTGCACAAAGCGAAATTGCAGTTAGTCTGTCTATAGCTCTCCCTCCACTTTTTTTCTCCGTCAGAAGTCTATACAAATGGGAATGCATATGCAACAGTGACAACAAGCTGTAATTGTGCTTACTGATAGTTGTTGTAGTGCTGTGAGCACAACAATATCTGTGTTGAAGAAGAAATGAAACATCATGACACAATTGGTTACAGAACTTACAGTTCTTTTTACCTCCCTCCTTCTTCTGCCATTACGGGACATTCCCTACCATACATTGCTGCagaattaaacaaacacaataatataataatgtacatgtttgtgCATCCATTTGTGTTTGCTCATGTTGTAAGCATTACTTGTTGCAGAAATGCATCAATGGACTATAGCTGTAGTATTGACTTACTGGGGAGGAACAGGAGAAGGATGATGAAGGAATAATGGCAGGATCAGCAGACGGAGGAATGAAGAATCAGAAGGACTCGTGAAACGGGAGATCTCAATGAAGACGAATGAGAGGATCAGAATTTTCTGAGACAACATCCATCAAGGGTTCTAAATTGCCAAAAGATCACAATAATTGTGTGATATTTTAATCAAATCTCACGCACGTCATCTAAAAGATTCTCATCCTTGCGGACCTCGCTCATCagcagtaaaaaaaacaaacaaacagtaacACCAGTGACGCAAACACTTGTAGAAACCTACAATTTTCAGCTGCTCAATCAAAAAGTCAGCAACGAAGCCTGGCAGCCTCTAGGTGACACTTTATTgcaacctatatatatatattatctatcaCTAGAGCAGCAGTGGTGATAAAGCAAAAATcatatcaataaaattatatgtaataaaaaatacatcatAAAATTGCCTAATGTTGAATATAATTTcctttaatattgtattttagtCTGTGCTGGTACCTAAATTAAAAGGAAGTGACATTGCTCATAACTTATATATAATGTTGCAGCTTACTTTTTTACTGTAGTTACTTTTATGGCATCAGACTAACTAACCTATGCTTGTTGTGCCTATGCATGAAGTGAAAGGGCAGTTAGTCTcctatatctctctctccaGTTTTTTTTCGACTGTCAGAAGTTTTGCAAATGGGAGTACATATGCAACAGTGATAAATACCTCTAATTGTGTTTACTGAGAGTTTGTCAGTGTTGTGAATTTTTCGTAAATGTGTGACTGCCATACAAGGAGGTTTTGCCAGTGTTTGAGTATTTTTTGGCAACAACCGTCAATGCACATTGACTGGCAGCACAGACGAGGTCACTGTTACTCTAA is part of the Gigantopelta aegis isolate Gae_Host unplaced genomic scaffold, Gae_host_genome ctg3520_pilon_pilon, whole genome shotgun sequence genome and harbors:
- the LOC121392202 gene encoding piggyBac transposable element-derived protein 4-like; translated protein: MGEFIPFFHDVLPRNRFEEIFWMLHLQEDTTSTRLRRIDKVKPLLDQLLTTFQSVFYPGREISVDETMVGFKGRVGFRQYCPLKPIKWGLKSFVLADSATGFILNIIPYTGVRQRTYICQIVNPELPSLTQIVWLLLKIIFTRVIIFMLTGLYSSVPLVDELESV